From the Chloroflexus aurantiacus J-10-fl genome, one window contains:
- a CDS encoding bifunctional 5,10-methylenetetrahydrofolate dehydrogenase/5,10-methenyltetrahydrofolate cyclohydrolase — MSARILDGKALAQELRAEAAAQIAELRTQIDRPPTIAVVQVGDDPAATRYVRSIDRLCQSLGAACRAIALPAETAQADLEATVATLSADDRIDGILLQLPLPAGLTLDGVLSRLAPEKDLDGIHPINAGLLAQGRPTLTPNTPAGGIELMRRYGIDIRGRRAAVVGRSAIVGRPMALLLLQADATVTICHSRTPDLGAVLRECDIIAAAAGRPGLITADMVKPGATVIDFGTNVLADGSMVGDVDFAAVAEVAGAITPVPGGTGPVTNIMLMRNLITATRTRLGI, encoded by the coding sequence ATGAGCGCACGCATCCTCGATGGTAAGGCACTGGCGCAAGAGCTACGGGCCGAAGCCGCAGCCCAGATTGCTGAATTGCGCACTCAGATTGATCGTCCACCTACAATCGCCGTGGTGCAGGTCGGTGATGATCCGGCGGCAACCCGCTATGTGCGGAGCATTGACCGCCTGTGTCAGTCGTTGGGAGCTGCCTGCCGGGCAATTGCACTTCCGGCAGAAACGGCGCAGGCCGACCTGGAAGCGACCGTGGCGACGCTGAGTGCAGATGATCGGATTGACGGTATCTTACTGCAATTACCGTTACCGGCGGGTTTAACCCTCGATGGTGTGCTAAGCCGGCTTGCCCCGGAAAAGGATCTCGATGGTATTCACCCGATCAACGCCGGCTTGCTGGCGCAGGGGCGGCCAACCCTCACACCCAACACCCCGGCTGGTGGCATTGAACTCATGCGGCGTTATGGTATCGACATTCGCGGGCGGCGTGCCGCAGTGGTTGGCCGCTCGGCAATTGTTGGTCGACCTATGGCCCTCCTGCTACTACAAGCCGATGCGACAGTGACAATCTGTCATTCCCGGACACCCGATCTCGGTGCAGTTTTGCGCGAGTGCGATATTATCGCTGCGGCTGCCGGTCGTCCTGGTCTGATCACTGCCGATATGGTCAAACCCGGTGCAACCGTAATCGACTTCGGTACCAATGTGTTAGCCGATGGAAGTATGGTTGGCGATGTCGATTTTGCTGCCGTGGCCGAGGTGGCCGGGGCAATTACGCCGGTACCCGGTGGTACCGGGCCGGTGACCAACATCATGTTGATGCGGAATCTGATCACGGCAACGCGCACTCGTCTCGGCATCTAA
- a CDS encoding patatin family protein → MHRSKAALVLAGGGVAGAAYEIGALCAIDQVLEHLSVNEFDVYVGTSAGALISACLANNMSPRTLISVLESSLLGIDQLEPHHLYQLNITDLLYRAAHLPGALVQAIQRWVREGGEVSLLDLIETVAVGLPTGLYDSRSLEQYLRAALEQPGRSNRFADLDHELMIVATDLDTGERAIFGLPPLDNVPISLAVCASAAIPIFYRPVRIGDHDYIDGGLRGTASLDVAIERGAELIVCINPMVPFDNRRHPPGAAISDQGIQRIGNQVFRTFIHAGLHYHIKQVRRRHPEVDIILIEPSRQDRTMFAENTMRFHTRMTIARHGFESVARQLCEHYPYYRAMLARHGITISDERIRQDLRNLQMAGDNPHLVRAALVTGGSLHTAPAGLASTLAELDRLLSRLEVTR, encoded by the coding sequence ATGCATCGTAGCAAGGCTGCTCTGGTCCTCGCCGGCGGAGGTGTTGCTGGCGCCGCTTACGAAATTGGAGCGCTCTGTGCCATTGATCAAGTGCTCGAACATCTTTCTGTTAATGAATTTGATGTCTACGTCGGCACCAGTGCCGGAGCGTTGATCAGTGCCTGTCTGGCGAACAATATGTCACCACGCACGTTAATTAGCGTGCTTGAAAGCTCGCTGCTCGGGATTGATCAGCTTGAGCCACACCATCTCTATCAGTTGAATATCACCGATCTTCTGTATCGGGCTGCTCATCTACCCGGTGCCCTGGTACAGGCGATACAGCGTTGGGTCCGTGAGGGTGGTGAAGTTTCGTTACTCGATCTGATTGAAACTGTGGCGGTAGGCTTGCCGACCGGCCTCTACGACTCGCGATCCCTTGAGCAGTACTTGCGCGCAGCCCTTGAGCAGCCCGGTCGCTCGAATCGTTTCGCCGATCTTGATCATGAGTTAATGATTGTCGCTACCGATCTTGATACGGGTGAACGGGCGATTTTCGGTTTGCCACCTCTTGATAATGTGCCAATCTCGCTCGCAGTGTGTGCTTCGGCAGCTATCCCCATTTTTTATCGACCGGTACGAATTGGAGATCACGACTATATCGACGGCGGTCTGCGAGGTACAGCCAGTCTCGATGTGGCAATTGAGCGCGGTGCAGAATTGATCGTCTGTATCAACCCGATGGTGCCTTTCGATAATCGTCGGCATCCACCCGGTGCGGCCATTAGTGATCAGGGAATCCAGCGTATTGGCAATCAGGTGTTTCGTACTTTTATCCATGCCGGCCTGCATTACCATATCAAACAGGTGCGCCGACGCCATCCTGAAGTTGATATTATCTTGATTGAGCCGTCCCGTCAGGATCGGACGATGTTTGCCGAGAATACGATGCGCTTTCATACCCGGATGACGATTGCCCGGCATGGCTTTGAGAGTGTGGCCCGCCAGTTGTGCGAACATTATCCTTACTATCGTGCAATGCTGGCTCGTCACGGTATTACCATCAGCGATGAGCGCATCCGCCAGGATCTCCGCAATTTGCAAATGGCCGGCGATAATCCACATCTGGTACGTGCAGCCCTGGTGACAGGTGGTTCACTGCATACAGCGCCAGCCGGCCTGGCCTCGACCCTGGCTGAACTCGACCGTTTACTGTCGCGCCTTGAGGTAACCCGCTGA
- a CDS encoding phosphoribosylamine--glycine ligase: MKILVLGNDGRAHALVWKLFASPTADVLVAPGNGGACQIAPQVDLDPLQPAHVAQWAFNEQIDLIVPAGSEPLWAGLVDEVVSMHIGVCGASQRSTRIEWSRCYAKELLLRYQLPTPNGRCFASLPMAEKYLAAQQLPVVLRGDHPATGEGVYFDRYTALEALRSFFVTRPVEGSSHGVVIEEYVAGPLVSFSAITDGSHLVSLLPARIYEGMGPQPDSPPAPGMGAITGNSTYAQRLTSYLERHIMQPLIAAIAREQLPYWGIIGVDCIIGDHGPRIVGLRCSLRDMEAQAVLPRLIDDLVPYYEAAIARSLQRLPPLRWRDEASVALALVTQGYPHHYPINAAVEGIGDVDEGVLVFHDQTESPFILRYDPSRRERLLGSQSGSLYLTGGHVVTVVALGATLAGARGRALINAERIRFPGRTYRDDVGAGER; encoded by the coding sequence ATGAAGATTCTGGTTCTCGGTAATGATGGACGCGCTCACGCGCTGGTTTGGAAACTCTTTGCCAGCCCGACGGCTGACGTCCTGGTGGCGCCGGGCAACGGTGGTGCGTGCCAGATTGCCCCCCAGGTTGATCTTGATCCACTCCAACCGGCGCATGTAGCGCAATGGGCATTTAACGAACAGATTGATCTCATCGTTCCTGCCGGAAGTGAACCGCTCTGGGCCGGTTTGGTTGATGAGGTCGTGAGTATGCATATTGGCGTATGTGGTGCTTCACAGCGCAGCACACGCATCGAATGGAGTCGCTGTTACGCCAAGGAATTGCTCTTGCGCTATCAGCTCCCAACACCGAACGGACGCTGTTTTGCTAGCTTACCGATGGCGGAAAAATATCTGGCTGCTCAGCAATTACCGGTGGTGCTGCGTGGCGATCACCCGGCTACCGGTGAAGGTGTCTACTTCGACCGCTACACAGCCCTTGAGGCGTTGCGGTCATTCTTTGTTACCCGCCCGGTGGAAGGGAGCAGTCACGGGGTTGTGATTGAAGAATATGTGGCAGGGCCACTGGTCAGCTTTTCGGCTATTACCGATGGCAGTCATCTGGTATCGCTGTTACCGGCTCGTATCTACGAAGGGATGGGACCACAGCCAGATAGCCCGCCCGCACCCGGTATGGGGGCAATTACTGGTAATTCAACCTATGCCCAGCGCTTGACGAGCTATCTTGAACGACACATCATGCAGCCCCTTATCGCGGCAATTGCGCGCGAACAATTGCCCTACTGGGGGATTATCGGCGTTGATTGCATTATTGGTGATCACGGCCCACGCATCGTTGGCCTGCGTTGCAGTCTTCGCGATATGGAGGCACAGGCTGTTTTGCCACGCCTGATTGATGATCTGGTGCCATACTACGAAGCCGCCATTGCCCGTAGTTTACAGCGTCTACCGCCACTGCGTTGGCGCGATGAGGCGAGTGTAGCGCTGGCCCTGGTTACGCAAGGCTACCCTCATCATTATCCGATCAATGCAGCAGTTGAGGGTATTGGCGATGTGGACGAAGGTGTACTGGTCTTTCACGACCAGACCGAGTCGCCGTTTATCTTGCGCTACGATCCGTCTCGTCGTGAGCGCCTGTTGGGTAGTCAGAGCGGTAGTCTCTACTTGACCGGTGGTCATGTGGTAACCGTAGTAGCATTGGGGGCAACGCTGGCCGGTGCACGAGGTCGTGCACTCATTAACGCCGAACGCATTCGCTTTCCCGGTCGGACGTATCGCGACGATGTAGGGGCTGGTGAGCGTTGA
- a CDS encoding glycosyltransferase, whose protein sequence is MIVYIAYPTSLNLQSANALQTFTTLRELRARRPDTLALIPRWGFEPSRFQELNVVHLPRPAIGKLSRLYKSTLLYYLEHSVFAAMTAAFVAPQRRQVEAVYIRQPIIAAWWAGCFGPQLGIPVIYEAHDLESRNPSRAKERWARGLLDLIDRTALCRATAVASLTNDFRCLLSQIGWRDPADVAVIPDAYDEQIFTPQDRAQCRAELGLPPDLPIVAYAGMTFAHRWLDGLLSALRSLKTTYPTLTGLILGGRPGERAALTAHAVSEGFRVADTTTTPADLYILPPRPQVDVVRCLGAADVLVIPDTVTDVTASPLKLFEYLALGLPLVLPAIPALHEIVPPHLAYSFPRRNLTGLQEALSAALNERDPALATARRVVAADHTYGRRAERILALVDRVRATA, encoded by the coding sequence ATGATAGTCTATATTGCCTACCCAACCAGCCTGAATTTGCAATCGGCGAATGCGCTGCAAACCTTTACGACGCTCCGTGAATTGCGCGCCCGTCGTCCTGATACACTGGCACTCATTCCAAGATGGGGATTTGAACCGAGTCGATTTCAAGAATTGAATGTCGTCCATTTACCGCGACCGGCCATTGGTAAGCTGTCACGATTGTATAAGAGCACGCTGTTGTATTATCTCGAACATTCGGTATTTGCGGCGATGACCGCAGCCTTTGTTGCTCCACAGCGTCGTCAGGTTGAAGCAGTCTATATTCGTCAACCGATCATTGCTGCGTGGTGGGCCGGCTGCTTTGGTCCACAATTGGGCATACCGGTGATTTACGAGGCTCACGATCTCGAATCACGTAATCCCTCACGCGCAAAAGAACGTTGGGCACGAGGTTTACTCGACTTGATCGACCGTACTGCGCTGTGTCGGGCAACTGCTGTGGCTTCGCTTACCAATGATTTTCGCTGTCTGCTCTCCCAGATCGGCTGGCGCGATCCCGCAGATGTCGCTGTCATTCCCGATGCCTACGATGAGCAGATCTTTACGCCGCAGGATCGTGCGCAGTGTCGGGCCGAACTCGGCTTACCTCCAGATCTGCCAATCGTTGCGTATGCCGGTATGACTTTTGCCCATCGCTGGCTCGATGGTCTTTTGAGCGCCCTTCGTTCACTCAAGACAACCTACCCCACCCTCACGGGGCTGATTCTTGGAGGCCGTCCTGGTGAACGGGCTGCGCTGACTGCCCACGCAGTGAGTGAGGGCTTTCGCGTGGCCGACACAACAACGACACCGGCTGATCTCTACATCCTGCCACCCCGTCCACAAGTCGACGTGGTACGTTGCCTGGGTGCGGCTGATGTGCTGGTTATTCCTGATACCGTCACCGATGTTACTGCGTCGCCTTTGAAGCTGTTTGAGTATCTGGCCCTGGGTTTGCCGCTTGTGTTGCCGGCGATTCCAGCTCTACACGAGATCGTTCCGCCTCATCTGGCGTACAGTTTCCCTCGGCGCAACCTGACCGGCTTACAGGAAGCACTGTCCGCAGCCCTCAATGAACGTGATCCGGCACTGGCAACCGCCCGCCGGGTAGTTGCCGCCGACCATACGTATGGCCGGCGAGCTGAGCGGATTCTGGCCCTGGTGGATCGGGTACGGGCAACGGCATGA
- a CDS encoding polyhydroxyalkanoate synthesis regulator DNA-binding domain-containing protein, protein MHLIKKYANRKLYHTNQKRYITLDGIARLVQEGETVQVLDNETGDDITANILAQVVLHARGRQSPLPTNLLTDLIQVGGDTIANLRRALFSSLGGDDLIEAEIGRRIDVLVDEGELSPEEADRWRKLLLRQEFAHDARNRLADRIADVPTRNDVERLHAQIDALASTVEQLLRRR, encoded by the coding sequence ATGCATCTGATCAAGAAATACGCGAATCGCAAACTGTATCATACGAATCAGAAACGTTACATTACCCTCGATGGTATTGCCCGATTGGTGCAGGAGGGTGAAACTGTTCAGGTACTCGACAACGAGACCGGCGACGATATTACCGCTAACATTCTGGCCCAGGTCGTGTTGCATGCCCGCGGTCGTCAATCGCCGTTACCAACCAATTTGCTGACCGATCTGATTCAGGTGGGTGGTGACACGATTGCCAATTTGCGCCGTGCCCTCTTCAGTTCGCTTGGGGGCGACGATTTGATCGAAGCCGAAATTGGGCGGCGGATCGATGTGCTGGTGGATGAGGGTGAACTCTCACCGGAGGAAGCTGATCGCTGGCGCAAACTGCTATTGCGGCAGGAGTTTGCGCACGACGCCCGTAACCGGCTGGCCGACCGGATTGCTGATGTTCCCACTCGTAACGATGTCGAACGGCTGCATGCGCAAATCGATGCGCTGGCCAGTACGGTCGAACAATTATTGCGGCGGCGCTAA
- a CDS encoding WD40 repeat domain-containing serine/threonine protein kinase, with product MLTPETVLQGRYRVISQIAKGGMGAVYHARDLRLRIDVALKQTLFNDDAYRQAFEREAQILARLRHQALPRVIDHFIEPQGQFLVMEFIHGEDLGNQLARLGRRFASPQVLPLVVKWTDQLLDVLHYLHTRPVPVIHRDIKPKNLKLTPNHDIILLDFGLARGGMTVVADIDGSGTRKVYGFTPPYAPYEQMRDGEPDPRSDIYSLSATLYHLLTGVLPPDAMTRMASLVNGQPDPLRPIRSLAPHVPEGLAQLIEQGMATLINQRPQSAREMREALHRLRGRPTTSGSPAAIRPIAQTASSSSNDTTATPASSKPATPTQAAPVSQPQTSSPTPVGTLLRRMITGSQVRSLSFDPNSRWLLAGYDDYTVGVWNLSSGEQIHTLRGHESTIRAVAVSPDSTLAATGSDDETIRLWTTDNWQMVQLIHQTGCPVESVCFSPDGRYLAVGGWGEAITLYEIRKGKIEPIGLFTCPFVHSLSFSPDGSMLAAGCYDGAIYLWQIADHQPLKPIEGFNTFIYSVAFNPAGTILAACSGTTIRLWRVKDFHALDTLHGHTAPVRGLAFSPCVPLLASASEDRSARFWLAEQGQPHPPILEHSAGVSCLSFSPDGQLLATGAHDGRICLWQAPVAI from the coding sequence ATGCTTACGCCGGAAACAGTCTTACAGGGTCGGTATCGTGTCATCTCTCAGATCGCAAAAGGTGGGATGGGTGCTGTCTACCACGCCCGCGATCTGCGCCTGCGCATCGATGTTGCCCTCAAACAGACCCTGTTCAACGACGATGCGTACCGGCAGGCATTTGAACGGGAAGCGCAAATTCTGGCCCGGCTGCGCCATCAGGCGCTACCCCGAGTTATTGACCATTTCATCGAGCCACAGGGCCAGTTTCTGGTGATGGAATTCATCCACGGCGAAGACCTGGGCAATCAACTGGCTCGCCTGGGACGGCGCTTTGCATCGCCGCAAGTGTTGCCGCTGGTTGTGAAGTGGACCGATCAACTACTTGATGTATTACACTACCTGCATACCCGTCCAGTGCCTGTCATTCATCGTGACATTAAGCCGAAAAACCTGAAGTTAACGCCAAATCATGATATTATCCTGCTCGATTTTGGCCTGGCGCGCGGCGGTATGACGGTTGTCGCTGATATTGATGGTTCAGGCACCCGCAAAGTCTACGGTTTTACCCCTCCCTACGCACCATACGAACAAATGCGTGATGGTGAACCCGATCCGCGGAGTGATATTTACTCGCTATCAGCAACGCTGTATCACTTGCTCACCGGCGTTTTACCCCCTGATGCAATGACCCGCATGGCCAGCCTGGTCAATGGTCAACCCGATCCACTCCGCCCAATTCGGAGCCTGGCTCCCCATGTGCCCGAAGGGTTAGCCCAATTGATTGAGCAGGGAATGGCGACGCTGATCAATCAGCGACCACAATCAGCGCGCGAAATGCGCGAGGCACTACACCGGCTGCGTGGCCGACCAACCACGAGTGGTTCACCCGCTGCAATCCGGCCTATTGCCCAGACAGCATCTTCTTCATCTAACGACACGACCGCAACACCCGCCTCATCAAAGCCGGCCACTCCCACCCAGGCTGCACCTGTTTCCCAACCGCAGACCTCATCACCAACACCGGTTGGCACCCTGCTCCGTCGTATGATCACCGGTTCACAGGTACGCAGCCTATCCTTTGACCCAAACAGTCGCTGGTTACTGGCCGGCTACGACGATTATACGGTTGGGGTGTGGAACCTGAGCAGCGGCGAGCAAATCCACACGCTGCGCGGTCACGAGAGCACCATCCGCGCTGTTGCTGTCAGCCCTGATAGCACACTGGCTGCAACCGGCAGCGATGATGAAACGATACGACTCTGGACAACAGACAACTGGCAGATGGTGCAACTCATTCACCAGACCGGTTGCCCTGTCGAGAGTGTCTGTTTCAGTCCTGATGGTCGTTATCTGGCGGTTGGCGGTTGGGGAGAAGCGATCACCCTCTACGAAATTCGGAAAGGAAAGATAGAACCAATTGGTTTGTTCACCTGTCCATTCGTACACTCGTTGAGCTTTTCGCCTGATGGATCGATGTTAGCTGCCGGTTGTTACGATGGCGCGATCTACCTCTGGCAGATTGCCGATCACCAACCCCTGAAACCAATCGAAGGATTCAATACCTTTATCTACAGCGTCGCCTTTAATCCAGCCGGTACGATCCTGGCCGCATGCAGTGGTACCACTATCCGCCTTTGGCGCGTAAAAGATTTTCACGCCCTTGACACATTACACGGCCATACGGCACCGGTACGCGGTCTGGCCTTCAGTCCTTGTGTACCATTGCTTGCCTCAGCCAGTGAAGATCGTAGTGCTCGCTTCTGGCTGGCCGAACAGGGCCAACCTCACCCGCCGATCCTCGAACATAGCGCTGGTGTCAGTTGTCTGAGCTTTAGTCCCGATGGGCAATTACTGGCTACCGGCGCCCACGACGGTCGCATTTGCCTCTGGCAGGCACCGGTTGCAATCTGA
- a CDS encoding GNAT family N-acetyltransferase, giving the protein MNISIAATDDEIAACYPIMHQLRPHLTQSEFVPRIRRLMEMGYRLAALTDEGEVVAVAGFRFGENLAWGRFLYVDDLVTDANRRSRGYGSALLNWLKQHAAAAGCDQLHLDSGTWRKDAHRFYEREGMRLSSFHFVSAVRAE; this is encoded by the coding sequence ATGAACATCTCGATTGCTGCTACTGATGACGAAATTGCCGCCTGCTATCCGATCATGCACCAGTTGCGACCGCATCTTACTCAATCTGAATTTGTTCCACGGATTCGTCGGTTGATGGAAATGGGCTACCGTTTGGCAGCACTTACTGACGAGGGTGAAGTTGTCGCGGTCGCCGGCTTTCGGTTCGGCGAGAATCTGGCCTGGGGCCGCTTTCTTTACGTTGACGATCTGGTGACCGATGCCAATCGGCGTTCACGTGGCTACGGATCCGCACTCCTGAACTGGTTGAAACAGCACGCTGCGGCTGCCGGCTGTGATCAGCTACACCTTGATTCCGGTACCTGGCGTAAAGATGCTCACCGGTTCTACGAGCGGGAAGGCATGCGGTTGAGCAGCTTTCATTTTGTGAGTGCGGTGCGGGCGGAGTGA
- a CDS encoding phasin family protein has product MTTVEEIEVNVRQIDETPPQVNPSVQVFEVVRKLMLAGIGAFALSREEAEAFLNRLVERGELAQKDAQKLFDEAMERFRKTALPQTDQVQTNLNNLTAQVETSFEQFLNRLNIPSKRDIDELSAKIAQLAVRVEELRRAQEAPARTRGRSEAKEESSEK; this is encoded by the coding sequence ATGACAACCGTAGAAGAGATTGAAGTTAACGTGCGCCAGATCGACGAGACGCCACCGCAGGTCAATCCGAGCGTTCAGGTATTTGAGGTCGTTCGCAAGTTGATGCTGGCCGGGATCGGCGCTTTCGCGCTCAGCCGCGAAGAGGCCGAGGCTTTCCTCAACCGGCTGGTTGAGCGTGGTGAGCTGGCGCAGAAGGATGCGCAGAAGCTGTTTGATGAGGCGATGGAGCGCTTCCGCAAGACGGCGCTGCCGCAGACAGATCAGGTACAGACCAATCTCAACAACCTCACAGCCCAGGTCGAGACCAGCTTCGAGCAGTTCCTCAATCGGCTTAATATTCCATCGAAGCGGGATATTGATGAGCTGAGCGCCAAGATTGCGCAACTGGCCGTGCGCGTCGAAGAGCTGCGCCGTGCACAGGAGGCGCCGGCCCGTACCCGTGGCCGCAGCGAGGCTAAGGAAGAGAGCAGCGAGAAGTAA
- a CDS encoding ArsA family ATPase, whose product MWPSHSQIILFSGEASALAATASAVGFAAQGQATLLASLVPTHPAATLLGVTPASEPMTLRTSLDFWACNTLNELNGIWNDLRARVQLPGPPVNGEDLPLLPGIDLFLAVYRLAIHARRNYAVICVDAGPPDGLIRALAIPDTFRWLMRQLFGLDRGPGQSSESLARAALPANLLPFEQIGRLQDARVTFEQLRDTALDPAHVRARLVIRPDQAGLRAATISAPAFPLFGMNLDALIIGPLLTALDAGHRLASVIHEQEDVLAAVKARWPNLPLLRLPFGATPGAIDPVIDVAQDLMLSPMPQPPPITIGPADDPSLRLRLPGVARDDLSISVSGDELVVSLGPYRRHLLLPPGLRGVSIRAVREGDHLTIRRR is encoded by the coding sequence ATGTGGCCGTCACACTCGCAGATTATTCTTTTCAGTGGTGAAGCCAGTGCATTGGCTGCCACTGCTTCGGCTGTCGGTTTCGCAGCGCAGGGGCAAGCGACGCTGCTGGCCAGCCTCGTACCGACGCACCCTGCCGCTACCCTGTTGGGTGTCACACCAGCGTCCGAGCCAATGACGCTTCGTACCAGCCTTGATTTCTGGGCATGCAACACACTGAACGAGTTGAACGGTATCTGGAATGATCTGCGAGCACGGGTTCAGCTTCCAGGCCCACCGGTGAACGGTGAAGATTTGCCGTTGCTGCCCGGTATCGATCTGTTTCTGGCCGTGTATCGCCTGGCAATTCACGCCCGCCGTAACTATGCTGTGATTTGCGTCGATGCCGGCCCTCCCGATGGCCTCATTCGTGCGTTAGCCATTCCCGACACCTTTCGCTGGCTTATGCGTCAGCTTTTCGGGCTTGATCGCGGCCCCGGTCAGTCGAGTGAGTCGCTGGCCCGGGCTGCCTTGCCCGCCAATTTACTACCCTTTGAGCAGATTGGCCGCCTGCAAGATGCGCGGGTTACGTTCGAGCAACTTCGTGATACAGCCCTCGATCCGGCACATGTGCGAGCACGGCTGGTCATTCGGCCTGATCAAGCCGGCTTGCGCGCAGCCACTATCTCTGCCCCGGCATTTCCACTCTTCGGTATGAATCTCGATGCCCTTATTATCGGGCCTTTGTTGACGGCATTGGATGCCGGACACCGGTTAGCGTCTGTCATCCACGAACAGGAAGACGTACTGGCAGCAGTGAAGGCCCGCTGGCCGAACCTGCCATTGTTGCGCTTACCCTTCGGCGCCACACCAGGCGCTATCGATCCCGTCATCGATGTCGCTCAAGACCTGATGCTATCACCGATGCCACAACCGCCACCCATTACCATTGGCCCAGCCGATGATCCATCTCTACGCCTGCGCTTACCCGGCGTGGCCCGTGACGATCTGAGCATCAGCGTCAGTGGCGATGAACTCGTCGTTTCACTTGGCCCATACCGCCGCCACCTGCTCTTGCCGCCAGGACTGCGTGGCGTGTCAATTCGTGCTGTCCGGGAAGGTGATCACCTGACTATCCGACGCCGTTAA
- a CDS encoding cyclodeaminase/cyclohydrolase family protein, translating to MAESLMQQPLGAILDALASRAPTPGGGSVAALTGAMAAGLVSMVCELTIGKPQFATLEGELRAIHAQAEQLRSELQRLADEDITVFNRLAAAYKLPRTTEADAATRKAAIQQITRLAAEVPLRTAQAATALLPLCTTLANNCARLVVSDVGVAAFLIRAAVQSAALNVEINLAALEDQLFVRETRAQLQDLLIGLGDEVDGIVTIVRGRMAG from the coding sequence ATGGCAGAGTCATTGATGCAACAACCGCTCGGCGCCATCCTCGATGCACTGGCTTCGCGTGCCCCTACCCCCGGTGGTGGGAGTGTTGCGGCCTTAACCGGCGCTATGGCAGCCGGGTTAGTGAGTATGGTGTGCGAGCTGACTATTGGTAAGCCGCAATTTGCCACTCTTGAAGGTGAACTACGCGCTATTCATGCCCAGGCCGAGCAGTTGCGTAGTGAATTGCAGCGACTGGCAGATGAAGACATCACCGTATTCAACCGACTGGCGGCTGCCTACAAGCTCCCGCGAACGACGGAAGCTGATGCAGCAACGCGGAAGGCAGCGATTCAGCAGATTACCAGGCTGGCAGCGGAAGTGCCACTACGCACAGCACAGGCGGCAACGGCGCTGCTGCCGCTCTGTACAACGCTGGCCAATAACTGTGCACGCCTGGTGGTCAGTGATGTCGGTGTAGCGGCATTTCTGATCCGGGCCGCCGTGCAGAGTGCTGCGCTGAACGTTGAAATTAATTTGGCCGCCTTGGAAGATCAATTGTTCGTGCGCGAGACACGGGCGCAGTTGCAAGACCTGCTGATCGGACTTGGTGATGAAGTTGATGGTATCGTCACCATTGTTCGGGGAAGGATGGCGGGATGA